GGAAGTGTTTATCTTTCAAGCCTTTCTCATGAAGGCAATGAAAACACTCCCTCGCAGCCTTTCTTACTAACCTTTGTCAGACAGGAACTGGTGGACGATACGACACTTGCGGAAGAAAACAGGGTCGCCCTTGAACGCGAAAATGACGCCCAGGTAACAGTGAATAATGATGAACAGGAGCCTGACCCAGACTCCAGCATTCCGGAAATTCCGGATGACGGTGAACCGACTGCAGCCAATGAGCAAGTACAACCCGACCAGGAAGACGAAGCATCCACGAGCGAGGATGAAGCCGATGTAAACACAATTCCACCCGGGGAAGAATCTCTCCCTGAGCTACCGGCTCGCTCACCAGCCGACGATCAAAACCGGTCACCATTCACAGGCATATCAAACTTATCAGGCAAGTAATACCCAATATTCATTTGCTGCGCCCGTACAACACGGTCGCAGCTTTTCATAAGTTTTAACTCGTAAAGTTTAACGCTCTACCCGCCAGGTGGTTCCCTGAGGACCATCCTGCAAACTGATCCCCTGAGCTGCCAGCTCATCACGAATGCGGTCACACTCAGCAAAGTCACGGGCTTTCTTAGCATCGGCACGCTTCTGGATCATCCCTTCAATCCAGGCTTCATCCAGATCACTGCCGGATTTCAGGAAGGCTTCAGCCCCCCCCTGAACAATACCCAGAATGCCACCCAGCTTCACCAGCAACGCCGCCAGAGGCAGTGCCTGCTGCTCATTTTCTGCTCGAACACGGTTCAGCTCACGCACCAGATCAAACAGCACCGCCAGTGCCACCGGGGTATTAAAGTCATCGTCCATGGCCGCGAGGAAACGCTGCTCGAACTCAGACTCAACCGCCGCTTCAACCCCCTCCAGCTTCAAGCCTTTCAGAGCCGTGTAAAGACGCTCAAGACGGACAGCCGCTTCCTTCAGGCTTTCCTGAGAGTAATTCACCGGGCTGCGATAGTGCGAAGAGATCAGGAAGTAACGAACCACCTCATCCGGAAACTGCTCTAACACCTCACGGATGGTAAAGAAGTTACCCAGACTCTTGGACATTTTCACGTTATCGATGCGAATTGCCCCGGAATGCATCCAGGTGTTCACAAAGGTTGCATTATTGTGCGCTTCAGACTGAGCAATTTCATTTTCATGATGCGGGAACTTCAGGTCAGAACCACCGCCATGAATATCGAAGGTGTCACCCAGGCAGCACTTACCCATCACCGAGCACTCAATATGCCAGCCCGGTCGACCATTGCCCCATGGAGATGCCCAGAAAGGTTCGCCTTCTTTGGCACCTTTCCAGAGTACAAAGTCCATCGGGTCTTCCTTACTCTCTTCCACATCAATGCGCGCGCCGGCCTCCAGCTCTTCCAGTATTTTACCGGACAGCTTGCCGTAGCCTTCAAACTTGCGCACACGGTAGTACACATCACCATTACCCGGCGCGTAGGCAAAACCTTTGTCGATCAGACCGCCGATCATCTCAATCATTCCCTGCACATGCTCAGTAGCACGCGGCTCCTGATCCGGTGGCAGGTTGCCAAGACGGGTAAAATCGTCTCGCATGGCAGCGATCATACGATCGGTCAGCACATCAATGGTTTCATTATTCTCAGTGGCGCGCCTGATGATCTTGTCGTCAATATCCGTCACATTGCGTACATAGGTCAGGTTATAACCTTTCGCACGCAGATAACGCGCCACCACATCAAAGGCGGTCACAGTACGGGCGTGACCAATATGACAGAAGTCATACACCGTCATACCACACACGTACATACGTACATGGTTTTCGTCGATAGGCTGAAACGGCTCTTTCTTTCGAGTTAAAGTGTTGTAAATCTGCAGCACTTTCAATGTCCTGTTGCCTTTTTCTCAGGCAGTTTCTGAGTCTTCAGCCCGTAATCAAACAGACTGAAGGCTACTGTGCATCCTATCCTCAGACCTTGCTGGCCCAGGTATCTTTCAGACCAATCGTCAGATTGAACACCGGATGTTCCGCGCTGTGATCGTAACGATCCGCCACAAAATAACCTTCACGCTCAAACTGGAAACCCTGTTCTGGCTTAGCGCTGGCCAGACCCGGTTCAACCCATGCCTGCTTTACTTCCAGAGAGTTTGGGTTGATATGGGTAATAAAATCTTCTTCGCCCTTGTCCGGTGCCGGATGGTTAAACAGACGATCATACTGACGCAACTCAACCTGTTTGCCGTGGCTCGCAGACACCCACTGGATAACACCTCGTGGCTTCACACCTTCCGGCGGATTTTCACCCACAGTACCTGGCACATAAGAACAGTGAATTTCAACAATCTCACCATTCTCATCCTTAATCACATTGTCATTTTTGACCACGTAAGCACTACGCAGGCGCACATACTCACCTTTCACCAGACGCTTGAACTTCTTGCGGGACAGCGTGGTGTCTTCAGTGAAGTCAGCACGGTCAATATACAGTTCACGGGTGAACGGCAGAGTGCGTTCGCCCATATCCTTACTTGGGTGCATTGGTGCGGTCATTTCCTGCACCTCACCTTCCGGCAGGTTAGTAATGATGACTTTCAGCGGATTCAGCACCGCCATGCCACGGGGAGCATTCTGATTCAAATCATCACGAATGGCGTGTTCCAGCATGGAAATATCCGCAATACCATCGGTACGACTGACACCGACCATCTCAGAGAACTTACGAATGGCAGCCGGCGTATAACCACGACGACGCATACCAGAAATGGTCGGCATACGGGGATCTTCCCAGCCGGTAACAAAGTTCTCATCCACCAGACGCTTCAGCTTACGCTTGGAGGTGATGGTGTAGTTCAGATTGGTGCGGGCAAATTCATACTGACGCGGCTTGTGCGGCACCGGCAGGTTTTCGATAAACCATTCATACAGCGGGCGGTGGTCCTGAAATTCCAGAGTACAAATGGAGTGAGTAATACCCTCAATGGCATCTTCCTGACCATGGGCAAAGTCATAGCTTGGGTAGATGCACCACTTATCACCCGTCTGGTGATGGCTCTGTTTGCGGATACGGTACAGCACCGGATCACGCATATTCATGTTCGGGTGTTGCAGGTCGATTTTGGCGCGCAGGCTGCAACTGCCCTCATCGTATTCACCGGCACGCATCTTTTCAAACTCGGTCAGGTTGTCTTCTACTGATCTTTTCCGGTCAGCGGTTTCAACCCCCGGGGTTTTGAAGTCACCACGGTTGCGGGCCATGGATTCTGCATCCTGATGATCCACGTAAGCCTTACCTTCCCTGATCAGATGCACAGCCCACTCGTAAAACCTGTCGAAGTAGCCGGAGGCATAACGAGCCTCGCCACTCCACTGATAACCAAGCCATTTGACATCTTCCCGGATGCTGTCGACGTACTTCTGCTCTTCCTTTTCAGGGTTGGTATCATCAAAGCGCAGATTACACTGGCCACCGAATTTCTCGGCCAGGCCAAAGTTCAAACAGATAGAAGTCGCGTGTCCCACGTGCAGAAAGCCATTCGGCTCTGGTGGGAAGCGAGTGTGGATAGAAGTTACTACACCTTCGGCCAGATCTTTTTCAATG
Above is a genomic segment from Endozoicomonas euniceicola containing:
- the cysS gene encoding cysteine--tRNA ligase, with product MQIYNTLTRKKEPFQPIDENHVRMYVCGMTVYDFCHIGHARTVTAFDVVARYLRAKGYNLTYVRNVTDIDDKIIRRATENNETIDVLTDRMIAAMRDDFTRLGNLPPDQEPRATEHVQGMIEMIGGLIDKGFAYAPGNGDVYYRVRKFEGYGKLSGKILEELEAGARIDVEESKEDPMDFVLWKGAKEGEPFWASPWGNGRPGWHIECSVMGKCCLGDTFDIHGGGSDLKFPHHENEIAQSEAHNNATFVNTWMHSGAIRIDNVKMSKSLGNFFTIREVLEQFPDEVVRYFLISSHYRSPVNYSQESLKEAAVRLERLYTALKGLKLEGVEAAVESEFEQRFLAAMDDDFNTPVALAVLFDLVRELNRVRAENEQQALPLAALLVKLGGILGIVQGGAEAFLKSGSDLDEAWIEGMIQKRADAKKARDFAECDRIRDELAAQGISLQDGPQGTTWRVER
- a CDS encoding glutamine--tRNA ligase/YqeY domain fusion protein — protein: MSTTDKPSNFLEQIIEKDLAEGVVTSIHTRFPPEPNGFLHVGHATSICLNFGLAEKFGGQCNLRFDDTNPEKEEQKYVDSIREDVKWLGYQWSGEARYASGYFDRFYEWAVHLIREGKAYVDHQDAESMARNRGDFKTPGVETADRKRSVEDNLTEFEKMRAGEYDEGSCSLRAKIDLQHPNMNMRDPVLYRIRKQSHHQTGDKWCIYPSYDFAHGQEDAIEGITHSICTLEFQDHRPLYEWFIENLPVPHKPRQYEFARTNLNYTITSKRKLKRLVDENFVTGWEDPRMPTISGMRRRGYTPAAIRKFSEMVGVSRTDGIADISMLEHAIRDDLNQNAPRGMAVLNPLKVIITNLPEGEVQEMTAPMHPSKDMGERTLPFTRELYIDRADFTEDTTLSRKKFKRLVKGEYVRLRSAYVVKNDNVIKDENGEIVEIHCSYVPGTVGENPPEGVKPRGVIQWVSASHGKQVELRQYDRLFNHPAPDKGEEDFITHINPNSLEVKQAWVEPGLASAKPEQGFQFEREGYFVADRYDHSAEHPVFNLTIGLKDTWASKV